From a single Vibrio tubiashii genomic region:
- the hemL gene encoding glutamate-1-semialdehyde 2,1-aminomutase — protein sequence MTKSADLFQKAQQTIPGGVNSPVRAFNGVGGAPIFVERADGPLIFDADGKAYIDYVGSWGPMILGHNHAVIREAVIDAAQRGLSFGAPTEMEIAMAELVSELVPSMEQVRMVSSGTEATMSAIRLARGYTGRDKIMKFEGCYHGHADSLLVKAGSGALTLGQPSSPGVPADFAKHTLTATFNDLDSVRELFAANKGEIACIIVEPVAGNMNCIPPVEGFHEGLRHICDEEGALLIFDEVMTGFRVALGGAQGYYNIKPDLTTLGKVIGGGMPVGAFGGRKEVMQHIAPTGPVYQAGTLSGNPVAMAAGFACLNLLKEEGNEKRLASKTKQLAEGFKALADNHNIPLVVNQVGGMFGFFFTDQESITRYEDVTKCDIERFKRFFHLMLDHGVYLAPSAFEASFTSLAHGSKEIEATLEAADRCFAIIAEEA from the coding sequence ATGACCAAATCAGCTGATCTATTTCAAAAAGCACAGCAAACCATTCCTGGCGGCGTGAACTCTCCAGTACGTGCTTTTAATGGCGTTGGTGGCGCGCCAATCTTCGTAGAACGTGCCGACGGCCCATTGATTTTTGATGCTGATGGTAAAGCCTACATCGACTACGTAGGCTCTTGGGGTCCGATGATTCTTGGTCACAACCACGCAGTCATTCGTGAAGCGGTTATTGATGCAGCACAACGTGGTCTTAGCTTTGGCGCTCCGACTGAGATGGAAATTGCTATGGCTGAGCTTGTATCAGAACTTGTTCCATCAATGGAGCAAGTGCGTATGGTAAGTTCAGGTACGGAAGCGACAATGAGTGCGATTCGTCTAGCGCGTGGCTACACAGGCCGTGACAAGATTATGAAGTTTGAAGGCTGTTACCACGGCCACGCAGACAGCCTACTGGTGAAAGCAGGCTCAGGCGCACTGACTTTAGGTCAACCAAGCTCACCAGGTGTTCCTGCTGATTTTGCTAAGCACACGCTAACCGCAACATTTAACGACCTAGATTCAGTACGTGAGCTTTTTGCAGCAAACAAAGGTGAGATCGCTTGTATCATCGTCGAGCCAGTAGCAGGCAATATGAACTGTATTCCGCCAGTAGAAGGCTTCCACGAAGGACTGCGTCATATCTGTGATGAAGAAGGCGCTCTATTAATCTTTGATGAAGTAATGACAGGCTTCCGCGTTGCTCTAGGCGGCGCACAAGGCTACTACAACATCAAGCCAGACCTAACGACTCTAGGTAAAGTTATTGGTGGCGGTATGCCAGTTGGCGCATTCGGTGGTCGTAAAGAAGTCATGCAACATATCGCCCCAACAGGTCCTGTTTACCAAGCGGGAACACTTTCTGGTAACCCAGTGGCAATGGCTGCAGGCTTTGCATGTTTGAACCTGTTAAAAGAAGAAGGCAATGAAAAACGCCTAGCTTCAAAAACCAAGCAACTTGCAGAAGGCTTTAAAGCTTTGGCTGACAACCACAACATCCCTTTAGTGGTTAACCAAGTTGGCGGTATGTTTGGCTTCTTCTTCACTGACCAAGAAAGCATTACCCGCTACGAAGATGTGACGAAATGCGATATCGAACGCTTCAAACGCTTCTTCCACCTAATGCTAGACCACGGTGTTTACCTTGCTCCATCAGCATTCGAAGCAAGCTTCACATCACTTGCTCACGGTAGCAAAGAGATTGAAGCGACACTAGAAGCGGCTGACCGCTGTTTCGCAATTATTGCTGAAGAAGCATAA
- the erpA gene encoding iron-sulfur cluster insertion protein ErpA has protein sequence MSEVNIPLTFSDAAAQRVGALIAEEENPNLKLRVYITGGGCSGFQYGFTFDESVNEGDTTIVNSGVTLVVDPMSLQYLVGGQVDYTEGLEGSRFFVNNPNATTTCGCGASFSV, from the coding sequence GTGAGCGAAGTAAATATCCCATTAACATTTTCAGATGCAGCGGCTCAGCGAGTAGGCGCTTTAATTGCTGAAGAAGAGAACCCAAACCTGAAGCTACGTGTATACATCACGGGCGGCGGCTGTAGCGGCTTCCAATACGGGTTTACGTTTGACGAAAGCGTCAATGAAGGTGATACCACGATTGTAAATAGTGGCGTGACTTTAGTCGTTGACCCTATGAGCCTCCAGTACCTAGTGGGTGGACAAGTCGATTACACTGAAGGTCTTGAAGGCTCGCGCTTCTTTGTTAACAACCCGAATGCAACCACTACCTGTGGTTGTGGTGCATCTTTTAGTGTTTAA
- a CDS encoding efflux RND transporter periplasmic adaptor subunit has translation MASISPLRFIATRPYLVSLFLVTVLTLWLGVGMLNAEDSTPQHNEQEIPLAKVAFTSFVANPTHKSIDLYGRTAPNKQAKLGAEIAGKITQLKVSKGDNVKQGQVIALIDKGDLEIQLERAQAMLKVKEKEFKAAKSLQSKGLQGEVAFTNAQAGLVEAKAMVSNAKIALRNTSVTAPFTGIVDHLFIETGDFVGVGDPVASLLDLSMIVIEADVSERHIQDLVLGQQAQVRFINGQQAQGKVRYISRVSSDSTNTFPIEIELPNPKQRIPAGISTEVTLNLQDQLAIKVTPAMLALDDDGNLGVKTLVADRIKFVPINLVKAEQDGVWLTGLGESVDIVTTGQGFVRDGDQVIAVEQQD, from the coding sequence ATGGCTAGTATCTCTCCGTTGCGTTTTATCGCGACCAGACCTTATCTTGTATCTCTTTTTTTAGTCACTGTACTTACGCTTTGGCTTGGCGTCGGTATGTTAAATGCTGAAGACTCCACCCCGCAGCATAACGAACAGGAGATCCCTTTAGCTAAGGTTGCTTTCACTTCGTTTGTCGCCAATCCTACCCATAAGAGCATCGATCTCTATGGACGGACCGCTCCCAATAAGCAAGCAAAACTAGGCGCTGAGATTGCAGGTAAAATTACCCAGCTTAAAGTTTCCAAAGGGGACAATGTTAAGCAAGGACAAGTGATTGCGCTGATTGATAAAGGCGATCTTGAGATTCAGCTTGAGCGTGCGCAAGCCATGCTTAAGGTGAAAGAGAAAGAGTTTAAAGCGGCCAAGTCACTGCAAAGTAAAGGCTTGCAGGGTGAGGTAGCCTTCACCAACGCTCAGGCAGGCTTGGTTGAAGCTAAAGCCATGGTAAGTAATGCCAAAATTGCTTTGCGTAACACCTCTGTGACAGCGCCGTTTACTGGAATTGTCGATCATCTGTTTATCGAAACAGGGGACTTTGTCGGTGTTGGCGATCCTGTCGCGAGCTTACTTGATTTGAGTATGATTGTGATTGAAGCCGATGTCAGCGAGCGACATATTCAAGATTTAGTGCTCGGCCAACAAGCGCAAGTTCGCTTTATTAATGGCCAACAGGCACAAGGCAAAGTTCGCTACATTTCACGCGTTTCCTCTGACTCGACCAACACCTTTCCGATAGAAATTGAGCTGCCTAACCCGAAGCAGAGAATTCCTGCTGGTATCAGTACGGAAGTGACACTGAACTTGCAAGATCAACTTGCTATCAAGGTCACGCCAGCCATGCTCGCTCTAGATGATGACGGTAATCTTGGGGTGAAAACTCTAGTCGCAGATCGGATTAAGTTTGTTCCTATTAACCTAGTTAAAGCTGAACAAGATGGCGTGTGGCTGACAGGATTGGGTGAGAGCGTTGATATCGTCACTACCGGGCAGGGCTTCGTTCGCGATGGCGATCAAGTCATCGCTGTAGAACAGCAAGATTAG
- a CDS encoding efflux RND transporter permease subunit — protein MFALIDAALSRTRTMMVLLVFILLAGAATYVTIPKESSPDITIPIIYVSVGHQGISPSDAERLLVRPIEQELRSIEGVKEMTSTASEGHASVMLEFSVGVDLNKAMADVREAVDLAKPKLPSDSDEPTVNEVTLASEEPALSIVLYGTVPERTIVQIARQLRDKLESYRQILEVDIAGDREDIVEIVVDPLLMESYGLDQADIYNLIALNNKVVAAGFVDTGYGRFSVKVPSVFDSLKDVLELPVKVDGKQVITFGDVATVRRAFRDPESYARLDGKSAVVLDVKKRAGENIIETVALIKTVLQEAQKRPEWPNNLLVKYTWDQSKDVKMMLNDLQNNILSAIILVVIVIIAILGVRTAFLVGVSIPGSFLTGLLVLSVFGLTVNIVVLFSLIMAVGMLVDGAIVVTEFADRRMQEGTSRREAYRDAAKRMAWPITASTATTLAAFAPLLFWPDVTGEFMKYLPLTLIATLTASLAMALLLVPVLGSLIGRPQHVTKAQREKMVALHDGDFSKATGITKLYFHTLDIAIRHPLKILLSAILLAIAVGFTYAKAGLGAEFFPEVDPPFFTVKVRSYGDLSLDEKDVIMRDIEAVMLGHDEFESVYTKTGGDDEIGQIQITPVDWQYRRKVKQIIEELKQQTDQYAGVEIEYKFPDAGPPVEHDLVIEMSARIPDQLDGAAKLVRQWADNYPAFTNLSDTSSKEGIDWQIDIRRDDASRFAADATLVGNTVQFVTNGLKIGDYLPDDATEEVDILVRYPEEKRDIGRFDQLRVKTAAGLVPITNFANIVPEHKQDTIRRIDGHRVINIMADMKEGYNLALELPKINEAVSKLDLPSSVEFKIRGQNEEQENSSAFLQNAFLVALVVMALILITQFNSFYQAFLILSAVLFSTVGVFVGLLVFQKPFGIIMSGIGVIALAGIVVNNNIVLIDTYNQLLKRGLDKREAILRTGVQRLRPVLLTTVTTILGLLPMVLEMNIDLINQKIEFGAPSTQWWSQLATAVAGGLAFATVLTLVLTPCLLMLGRVHKVEEQANQVIEAE, from the coding sequence ATGTTTGCATTGATTGATGCGGCGCTCTCTCGCACGCGCACCATGATGGTGTTGTTGGTGTTTATTCTTCTTGCTGGCGCTGCGACTTACGTGACGATTCCCAAAGAATCGAGTCCAGATATCACCATCCCCATTATCTATGTCTCGGTTGGGCACCAAGGTATTTCGCCATCAGACGCAGAAAGACTGCTAGTACGTCCAATCGAGCAAGAGCTAAGGTCAATTGAAGGGGTTAAAGAGATGACCTCTACCGCATCGGAGGGGCATGCCTCTGTGATGCTGGAATTTAGTGTCGGTGTCGATCTCAACAAAGCGATGGCAGATGTGCGTGAAGCCGTTGATCTCGCTAAGCCTAAGTTACCCAGTGATAGTGATGAACCTACTGTTAATGAAGTGACTTTGGCGTCAGAAGAGCCTGCCTTATCTATCGTGCTTTATGGTACGGTTCCAGAACGCACTATTGTTCAGATTGCGCGCCAACTAAGAGATAAGCTTGAGAGCTATCGTCAGATCCTTGAAGTGGATATTGCTGGTGATCGCGAAGATATTGTTGAGATCGTGGTGGATCCGCTTTTAATGGAAAGCTACGGGCTTGATCAAGCAGACATCTACAACCTGATTGCCTTGAACAATAAAGTGGTTGCGGCAGGCTTTGTTGATACCGGTTATGGGCGCTTCTCAGTGAAAGTGCCGTCAGTGTTCGATTCCTTGAAAGATGTACTTGAACTACCTGTCAAAGTAGACGGTAAGCAAGTGATCACTTTTGGTGATGTTGCGACCGTACGTCGAGCTTTCCGAGATCCAGAGAGCTACGCCAGACTCGATGGTAAATCGGCTGTAGTGCTTGATGTGAAAAAGCGTGCGGGTGAAAACATCATCGAAACCGTTGCGCTAATTAAAACGGTATTGCAAGAGGCACAAAAACGTCCTGAATGGCCGAATAACCTGTTAGTTAAGTACACTTGGGATCAATCCAAAGACGTTAAGATGATGCTTAACGATCTGCAAAACAACATCCTGTCGGCAATCATTTTAGTTGTTATCGTCATCATCGCGATTTTAGGCGTTCGAACCGCTTTCTTGGTTGGGGTGTCGATACCAGGCTCTTTCTTGACTGGGCTTTTAGTGCTGTCCGTATTTGGATTGACGGTTAATATTGTGGTGTTGTTCTCGCTAATTATGGCTGTGGGTATGTTGGTGGACGGCGCCATTGTGGTGACCGAGTTTGCCGACAGGCGCATGCAAGAAGGGACATCACGTCGAGAGGCATATCGAGATGCAGCAAAACGTATGGCGTGGCCAATTACAGCGTCAACGGCGACGACCTTAGCGGCGTTTGCGCCACTGCTTTTCTGGCCTGATGTGACTGGTGAGTTTATGAAGTACTTGCCGCTTACCTTGATCGCAACGTTAACCGCATCGCTGGCAATGGCGTTATTGCTCGTTCCTGTACTAGGGAGCTTGATCGGTCGACCGCAACACGTCACCAAAGCGCAGCGTGAAAAAATGGTAGCCTTGCATGACGGTGATTTCTCTAAAGCGACCGGTATCACTAAGCTCTATTTTCATACCTTAGATATCGCGATTCGCCATCCACTGAAGATTTTGTTGAGTGCAATTCTGCTAGCCATTGCGGTGGGCTTTACCTACGCCAAAGCGGGCTTGGGCGCTGAGTTCTTCCCTGAAGTTGATCCGCCTTTCTTTACAGTTAAAGTGCGCTCTTATGGCGATCTTTCCCTTGATGAGAAAGATGTCATCATGCGAGACATAGAGGCGGTGATGCTTGGGCATGATGAGTTTGAAAGTGTCTACACCAAAACAGGTGGCGATGACGAAATAGGACAAATCCAAATTACGCCAGTCGATTGGCAGTACCGCCGTAAAGTCAAACAGATCATTGAAGAGCTTAAACAACAAACGGATCAATATGCGGGGGTGGAAATTGAGTACAAGTTCCCAGATGCAGGCCCCCCTGTTGAGCATGACCTAGTGATTGAAATGTCAGCGCGGATCCCCGATCAACTCGATGGCGCCGCAAAGCTAGTGAGGCAATGGGCAGACAATTACCCTGCGTTTACCAACCTGAGTGATACCTCAAGCAAAGAGGGCATCGACTGGCAGATCGATATTCGTCGTGATGATGCTTCGCGCTTTGCCGCGGACGCAACATTAGTTGGTAATACAGTTCAGTTTGTCACCAATGGCTTAAAAATTGGTGACTATCTACCCGATGACGCCACTGAAGAAGTCGATATTTTGGTTCGTTATCCGGAAGAGAAACGTGATATTGGCCGCTTTGATCAATTACGAGTCAAAACAGCCGCAGGTCTTGTGCCGATTACTAATTTTGCCAATATTGTTCCTGAGCATAAACAAGATACGATTCGCCGTATCGACGGACATCGCGTGATCAACATTATGGCCGACATGAAAGAGGGCTATAACCTCGCATTGGAGTTGCCAAAGATCAATGAGGCGGTTTCCAAGCTCGATCTTCCTTCGAGTGTTGAGTTTAAGATTCGTGGTCAGAATGAAGAGCAAGAAAACTCTTCCGCTTTCCTACAAAATGCTTTCTTGGTCGCCTTGGTAGTGATGGCGCTGATCTTGATTACTCAGTTCAATAGCTTCTATCAGGCATTTTTGATTCTAAGTGCTGTGCTGTTCTCAACTGTGGGGGTATTTGTCGGCTTACTTGTGTTCCAAAAACCGTTTGGCATCATCATGTCAGGTATTGGTGTTATTGCCCTTGCAGGGATAGTGGTTAACAACAATATCGTGTTAATTGATACCTACAATCAGCTACTAAAACGCGGGCTAGATAAACGCGAAGCGATATTACGTACGGGTGTGCAGCGTTTAAGACCTGTGCTGCTAACCACGGTGACGACCATACTTGGTTTGCTGCCAATGGTGCTAGAAATGAACATCGATCTCATCAATCAGAAGATCGAGTTTGGCGCGCCAAGTACTCAGTGGTGGTCACAACTGGCAACAGCAGTAGCGGGTGGATTAGCCTTCGCTACTGTGTTGACCTTAGTACTGACACCTTGTCTGCTGATGCTTGGCAGAGTACATAAAGTGGAAGAGCAGGCTAACCAAGTCATCGAAGCTGAATAG
- a CDS encoding peptidoglycan DD-metalloendopeptidase family protein: MLSLFARLPWIHRALIALFSAFIVIALFLPAPKDLRQEESNYQVGKAYPLAIDLELLALQESAPKLAVLRWEKHTIGSGDSMALLFQRAGLSSRLLYQLTSTNKDIERQLTRVRPGDSFQLGFDADNQLIQLKRVISPYETFLVTKSESGYTSTIDKKQVHYQYNYAEADITSNFWNAGVNAGLTPNQIMELAGIFGWDIDFALDIRGGDNFKILYQEKVVEGEVVGRGKIIAAIFKNQGDTFRAILDDKTGNYYDENGRAMKKAFLRSPLDFRRVSSNFNPTRRHPVTGKVRAHRGTDYAAPVGTPIWAAGDGTVLKSSYNQFNGNYVFIKHSNTYITKYLHLQRRKVKTGQRVKQGQTIGTLGGTGRVTGPHLHYEFLVNGVHKNPRTVKLPQSKSLTGKAKTTYIANAKLRLEKLERYGELLATP, translated from the coding sequence ATGTTGTCTCTTTTCGCTCGATTGCCATGGATTCACCGAGCCCTTATCGCCTTATTTAGCGCTTTTATCGTCATTGCTTTGTTTCTGCCAGCGCCGAAAGATCTCCGTCAAGAGGAGAGCAACTATCAAGTAGGTAAAGCCTACCCATTGGCCATTGATCTTGAGTTGCTCGCTTTGCAAGAGTCAGCACCAAAACTTGCTGTGCTGCGATGGGAAAAACATACCATAGGCTCTGGCGACAGCATGGCACTCCTTTTTCAACGTGCTGGGCTTTCTTCTCGCCTGCTGTATCAACTGACTTCAACTAATAAAGATATTGAAAGGCAGTTAACCCGAGTTCGACCGGGGGATTCATTCCAGCTAGGCTTCGATGCTGACAACCAACTGATTCAGCTAAAACGCGTCATTAGCCCATACGAGACCTTTCTTGTCACCAAATCAGAGAGTGGCTACACCTCTACGATTGATAAAAAGCAGGTCCACTATCAGTACAACTATGCTGAGGCAGATATCACTTCAAACTTCTGGAACGCGGGTGTCAATGCTGGCTTAACACCAAACCAGATCATGGAGCTAGCGGGCATTTTTGGCTGGGATATCGACTTTGCTTTGGATATTCGTGGCGGGGATAACTTTAAGATTCTTTATCAAGAGAAAGTCGTAGAGGGTGAAGTTGTTGGCCGAGGTAAAATCATTGCCGCCATCTTCAAAAACCAAGGTGATACCTTTAGAGCGATTCTCGACGACAAAACTGGTAACTATTATGACGAAAATGGTCGTGCAATGAAGAAAGCCTTCTTGCGCTCTCCGCTCGATTTCCGTCGCGTTAGTTCAAACTTCAACCCAACTCGTCGCCATCCCGTAACAGGGAAAGTCCGCGCACACCGTGGCACTGACTATGCTGCACCAGTTGGCACACCAATATGGGCTGCTGGTGACGGTACGGTTCTAAAATCGAGTTACAACCAGTTCAATGGTAACTATGTGTTTATCAAACATAGCAATACCTATATTACTAAGTACCTCCACTTACAGCGTCGTAAAGTCAAAACAGGACAACGTGTAAAACAAGGACAAACGATAGGCACGCTAGGTGGAACAGGACGCGTCACTGGTCCTCACCTACACTATGAGTTCTTAGTAAACGGGGTACATAAAAACCCAAGAACGGTTAAGCTACCACAATCTAAATCTCTGACAGGCAAAGCGAAAACCACGTATATTGCCAACGCAAAATTAAGATTAGAGAAGCTAGAGCGTTACGGAGAGTTGCTCGCGACTCCATAA